The segment CCACAGGTGAGGAGTAGGTTGTGTTCCGGGTTTCCAAAGGCAGTCCGTGATTCAGTGTGGCAATCGTGACATTCATCCCGATTTGTGAACCGCTGCCTATTTGGATTCCTCCTCGGTCCTGGAACGAGCAGCCGGTGTTGAAGAAGACGTTCTTTCCGATGGTGATATTTTTACCGAAGTCGGTGTAGAACGGAGGGAAGCACATGAACGACGGATCGACAGTGCTGCCGGTCAGTTCACTGAAAAGCTCCACGATTTCTTCTTTTGAATGATAGGAAGTGTTCAGTTCCATGGTGATCCTTTGCGCTTCAAAGCTGCATTGCACCAATAATCCATATAATTCTTGATCGTCGGCTGGGATGGAGTTGCCTTTCCGGCAAAAATCGATAAATTCGTTCATGTCCATTGTTTATTGCCACCTTTCTTTTAGGTCTGACCGAGATTCGGCTGCCGCATTCAGGTTTGATCAAACTGCTTGTTGTTTGTTGATCTTCTTATAAAATATAATTTAACACATAAATTGAATAAACAAAGTTGGAATGTTCCATACTTAATGTATCGAGGGGGGCAAGTCGTTGAAGATATCTTGGGAAATGGTGGACAGACAATTAAGGTTCAGGGGAATGCTGTTAAGCTGGCTGGTGCGGAACGGCGTAATTAAAGGGAGAATCATCATTCCTTAAAATTTACATACGTATGTCATAATCATGGTAGTGTTGATTTTTGTTTTAAATAGATGAGGAGGCCAATCATGAACATCGGAATCATCGGAACAGGAAACATTGCGTCGTATTTATTGGAACAGATAAATCACAGCCATCTAGCCAATGGAAGGGTTACAGCTATTTTCGGGCGCAACCAGGAAGTCGGGCAGCAGTTGAGCGAACAGTTTGAAGCCGATTTTTACACAGACCTTCAAGGATTTTTAGGCTTGCCGCTCGATATTGTGGTGGAGGCAGCGACGGTGGAAGCGGCTAAAATCTATTTAAAAGATGTGGTCG is part of the Planococcus shenhongbingii genome and harbors:
- a CDS encoding sugar O-acetyltransferase, which gives rise to MDMNEFIDFCRKGNSIPADDQELYGLLVQCSFEAQRITMELNTSYHSKEEIVELFSELTGSTVDPSFMCFPPFYTDFGKNITIGKNVFFNTGCSFQDRGGIQIGSGSQIGMNVTIATLNHGLPLETRNTTYSSPVVIGKNAWIGSSAMILPGVTIGDNSVVAAGAVVTKDVPANTVVAGVPAKFVKAI